A single genomic interval of Chitinophaga sp. 180180018-3 harbors:
- a CDS encoding SDR family oxidoreductase: MKNKTWYITGASKGLGLALVKKLLEAGYNVAATSRRVSELKAAAGDANDSQFLPLQVDLTNEQSIDESIEKAHQHFNGLDVIVNNAGFGIGGSAEELTLEEIRANFEINVFATISVVHSALPYLRKQRSGHIINISSIAGFAPTPGWGLYTAAKFAVTGFTDALALDIAELGIKATVVMPGAFRTQFLSDEALLIAKNRIEDYQTVHAVHDRLKAMNGHQVGDPNKAAEALIALANDPEPPVRAFFGSDALARATGKMAQLQQVLDQNKSMALRTDYNA; encoded by the coding sequence ATGAAAAACAAAACATGGTATATTACCGGCGCCTCCAAAGGATTGGGACTTGCGTTGGTTAAAAAATTACTGGAAGCCGGTTACAACGTAGCCGCCACATCACGCCGGGTATCTGAGCTGAAAGCCGCAGCAGGCGATGCAAATGACAGCCAGTTTCTTCCGTTGCAGGTGGACCTCACAAATGAACAATCTATCGATGAGTCGATTGAAAAAGCGCATCAACATTTTAACGGATTGGATGTGATCGTCAACAATGCCGGGTTTGGTATAGGCGGTTCTGCAGAGGAGCTGACGCTGGAGGAGATAAGGGCAAATTTTGAGATTAATGTTTTTGCTACCATCAGTGTGGTCCATAGCGCATTACCTTACCTGCGTAAACAGCGTTCCGGACATATTATCAACATTTCTTCGATAGCCGGTTTTGCACCAACCCCGGGGTGGGGCCTGTATACTGCCGCTAAATTCGCGGTAACAGGCTTCACGGATGCGCTGGCACTGGATATTGCCGAATTAGGTATTAAAGCAACCGTTGTCATGCCAGGTGCCTTTCGCACACAGTTTTTAAGCGACGAAGCATTACTCATAGCTAAGAACCGCATAGAAGATTATCAAACCGTTCATGCAGTGCACGACCGCCTAAAAGCGATGAATGGCCATCAGGTAGGCGATCCCAACAAAGCCGCAGAGGCGCTGATTGCGCTGGCCAATGATCCGGAACCACCGGTAAGGGCATTCTTCGGCAGCGACGCACTGGCAAGAGCCACCGGGAAAATGGCACAATTACAACAGGTACTTGACCAAAACAAATCAATGGCATTGCGTACGGATTATAATGCCTGA
- a CDS encoding RNA polymerase sigma-70 factor has translation MNTARITDEEIYATRLQQGDEPAFRYIMSRYFPIITGFAKRFISNHAIAEDVAEETFIKLWHHHERVTSFQSLKAFLYITAKNACLNELRKEKNQQYRHYIYTANMARETDFIANEIIRAEVKAEINRTINSLPEKMKRVFQLGFIEGLPNREIARQLNISVNTVKGQKSRALELVKEKLQHKDIFPFILIILATLHND, from the coding sequence ATGAATACAGCCAGAATCACTGATGAGGAAATATATGCTACCCGCCTGCAACAAGGCGATGAGCCCGCTTTTCGCTATATTATGAGCCGCTATTTTCCTATCATAACAGGTTTCGCTAAAAGATTTATATCTAATCATGCTATAGCAGAAGATGTAGCTGAAGAAACTTTTATCAAGCTATGGCATCATCATGAACGGGTCACCTCTTTTCAGTCGCTGAAAGCCTTTTTATATATTACAGCAAAGAATGCCTGTTTAAATGAACTGCGGAAAGAAAAGAATCAGCAATACCGCCATTATATATATACGGCCAATATGGCCAGGGAAACGGATTTTATTGCCAACGAAATTATCCGCGCGGAAGTAAAAGCGGAGATCAACCGCACCATCAACAGCTTACCGGAAAAAATGAAACGCGTGTTTCAGCTTGGCTTTATAGAAGGACTGCCTAACCGGGAAATTGCCCGGCAGCTTAATATATCTGTAAATACCGTCAAAGGCCAGAAGTCCCGTGCGCTGGAGCTGGTAAAGGAAAAATTACAGCATAAAGATATCTTTCCGTTTATATTAATTATCCTCGCTACGCTTCACAACGATTAA
- a CDS encoding helix-turn-helix transcriptional regulator: MSGTESIEEFYQHKFNRSPNGIAQDSSHFNVFDLAETIRPGKSLPYQRRDFYKIMLIRGDNIVHYADKSVPANGAALTFFNPDVPYKFEQRGSTSGYFCIFKEGFFSDHLRSSLKDLPVFAPGANAIFLLNDQQDRLVTDIFVKMRNEIAADYPFKYNLIRSYVTELIHQAMKLQPTEQLYQQADANSRITAVFRDLLERQFPIDSGTRQFTLRSATDYANKLNIHVNHLNRAVRTTTGKTTTKLISERLLSEARALLTHTNWNIAEIGYCLGFEEAGNFNHFFKKNTGITPGAYRQQIS; this comes from the coding sequence ATGTCCGGCACTGAATCTATTGAAGAATTTTATCAGCATAAATTTAACCGCTCACCCAACGGTATAGCGCAGGATAGCAGCCATTTCAATGTTTTTGATTTGGCTGAAACTATCCGCCCGGGCAAATCTTTGCCTTACCAGCGCCGCGACTTTTATAAAATAATGCTGATACGCGGTGATAATATCGTTCATTATGCCGACAAGAGCGTTCCTGCAAACGGCGCAGCATTAACCTTTTTTAACCCGGATGTACCATACAAGTTTGAGCAACGTGGATCAACCTCAGGATACTTTTGTATTTTCAAAGAAGGTTTTTTCAGCGATCATTTACGCAGCAGTCTGAAAGACTTACCTGTTTTTGCGCCGGGGGCTAACGCCATATTCCTGCTTAATGACCAACAGGACCGCCTGGTTACGGATATCTTCGTGAAGATGAGAAATGAAATTGCGGCCGACTACCCCTTTAAATATAACCTGATCAGAAGTTACGTTACCGAACTTATCCATCAGGCTATGAAGCTGCAACCAACGGAACAGCTCTATCAGCAGGCGGATGCAAATTCCCGCATCACCGCAGTGTTTCGCGACTTACTGGAGCGGCAGTTTCCGATCGATTCAGGCACCCGGCAATTCACGCTGCGTTCCGCAACTGACTATGCCAACAAGCTGAATATTCATGTCAATCATCTGAACCGTGCTGTTCGGACAACGACAGGTAAAACCACCACAAAGCTGATCAGCGAGCGCTTACTAAGCGAAGCCAGGGCCCTGCTTACGCATACAAACTGGAACATAGCCGAAATCGGTTACTGTTTAGGTTTTGAAGAAGCTGGAAATTTCAATCATTTCTTTAAAAAAAATACAGGCATTACACCTGGCGCTTACAGGCAACAAATTTCTTAA
- a CDS encoding sialate O-acetylesterase: MEQQHSVKIWGWADPMEHISITTSWDHKVCQVTATGDACWQVIIVTPAAGGPYEITFEGKNRIRLTNIMVGEVWVCGGQSNMEMCGQWGLADIRAELRNAANTNIRFFQISKTTAPYPQGDVDAAWVSCDSSTLNAFSAVGYFFGKKLQTDLHVPVGLISSCWGGTAAEVWTPENVIENDSILRDAATLIAPAAMCPHTPGLAWNAMVAPVTNVAIAGAIWYQGENNICNATSYHRLFTTMIDAWRAAWKDTFPFYYVQIAPFSYRDKNVGALLREAQAQSMQHIRTGMVVTTDLVDNILDVHPADKHTVGSRLANWALAEVYHRQGLSYKSPSFKSLHLHKNKIIISFNNITKGLQVRGDTISAVEIAGDDKIFYPANAVVKNNTLVVWNAAVSHPVAVRYCFSNTAIGNLFNKDGLPVAPFRTDQWLVETK; the protein is encoded by the coding sequence ATGGAGCAACAACATTCTGTAAAGATCTGGGGATGGGCTGATCCAATGGAACACATCAGCATCACCACTTCCTGGGATCATAAAGTATGCCAGGTAACTGCCACAGGAGATGCTTGCTGGCAGGTGATTATAGTCACACCTGCTGCCGGCGGCCCCTATGAGATAACGTTTGAAGGAAAGAATCGTATTCGTTTAACTAATATTATGGTGGGAGAAGTATGGGTGTGCGGAGGACAAAGCAATATGGAAATGTGTGGACAATGGGGCCTGGCCGATATCAGGGCGGAGCTGCGCAATGCAGCCAATACGAATATTCGTTTCTTTCAGATATCTAAAACAACCGCCCCTTATCCTCAAGGCGACGTAGATGCTGCCTGGGTTAGTTGCGATAGTAGCACTCTGAACGCTTTCAGTGCAGTAGGGTATTTTTTTGGAAAGAAATTACAAACGGACCTCCATGTCCCGGTTGGTCTGATATCCTCCTGTTGGGGCGGTACTGCTGCTGAAGTGTGGACACCGGAAAATGTCATTGAAAATGATAGTATACTACGGGATGCGGCAACGTTGATTGCGCCTGCGGCTATGTGCCCGCATACCCCGGGATTGGCGTGGAATGCAATGGTAGCGCCGGTTACAAACGTTGCCATTGCCGGTGCTATCTGGTACCAGGGCGAAAATAATATCTGTAACGCCACCAGTTATCACCGCCTGTTTACCACTATGATAGATGCCTGGCGCGCTGCCTGGAAAGATACTTTTCCGTTCTATTATGTACAGATAGCTCCTTTCAGTTATCGCGATAAAAATGTTGGCGCCCTTTTAAGGGAAGCACAAGCCCAAAGTATGCAACATATTCGTACAGGCATGGTCGTTACAACAGATCTCGTGGATAATATACTTGATGTTCACCCTGCTGATAAGCACACGGTAGGTAGCCGACTGGCCAACTGGGCATTGGCAGAAGTTTATCACCGGCAGGGCCTGTCTTACAAAAGCCCCTCTTTTAAATCATTACATCTGCATAAAAATAAAATAATCATCTCCTTTAACAATATAACAAAAGGCTTGCAGGTCAGGGGAGATACTATTTCGGCTGTTGAAATAGCAGGTGATGATAAAATATTCTATCCGGCAAATGCTGTGGTGAAAAATAATACACTGGTTGTCTGGAATGCAGCAGTGTCGCATCCTGTAGCCGTACGCTATTGTTTCAGCAATACCGCCATTGGCAACCTGTTCAACAAAGACGGATTACCGGTGGCGCCTTTTCGTACAGATCAATGGTTGGTGGAAACAAAATGA
- a CDS encoding FecR domain-containing protein, protein MEDKDLHQLFYIASLIRRYLTATLTAEEQATLSTWLAAGEKNRQLFRELTDEHFVEDTRQELAATDMQASFERVYTAIGLRKQPEAIAARILWLRNWKWAAAVLVLMAITTAAFLIIEKNKPPVAAATLQPHDVAPGTHKATLTLANGSSIILDNTPDGIVASQGATVIRKTSNGQLLYDASQTGRNNNIAYNTITTPNGGEFQVVLPDGSKVWLNAASSIRFPAAFSGNSRQVEITGEAYLEITRNVTAPFSVVSGKHAVTVLGTSFNIHAYTGEENIVTTLLQGSIRVTEGAYSKVLQPGQQSSAGGAAGIQLINNADTEAALAWRNGQFVFNDADLKTVVSQLERWYDVSIDYSGMSGYRFNGEISRNVSLSKVLKMMELTSNIHYTINGKNIHMTR, encoded by the coding sequence ATGGAAGACAAAGACTTACACCAGCTGTTTTATATAGCGAGCCTGATCCGGCGGTACCTGACAGCCACGTTAACAGCGGAAGAACAGGCTACGCTAAGCACATGGCTGGCTGCAGGTGAGAAAAACAGACAATTGTTCCGCGAGCTGACAGACGAACACTTTGTGGAAGACACCCGCCAGGAACTGGCTGCAACAGACATGCAGGCGTCGTTTGAAAGAGTGTATACCGCTATCGGGTTGCGAAAGCAACCGGAGGCAATAGCCGCCCGTATCCTGTGGCTGCGTAACTGGAAATGGGCTGCGGCTGTATTGGTGCTGATGGCCATCACCACCGCGGCTTTCCTGATCATAGAGAAAAATAAGCCCCCCGTTGCCGCAGCAACTTTACAACCGCATGATGTTGCTCCCGGTACACATAAGGCTACGCTTACATTAGCCAATGGATCTTCTATCATACTGGATAATACCCCTGATGGCATAGTGGCCAGTCAGGGCGCGACCGTCATCAGAAAAACAAGCAACGGCCAGCTGCTGTACGATGCGTCACAAACCGGCCGCAACAACAACATTGCTTATAATACAATTACTACACCCAATGGCGGCGAATTTCAGGTAGTATTGCCGGATGGTTCTAAAGTATGGTTAAATGCTGCTTCTTCTATCCGTTTCCCTGCTGCTTTTTCAGGGAACTCCCGCCAGGTGGAAATTACCGGCGAGGCCTATCTCGAAATCACAAGGAATGTAACAGCGCCTTTTTCAGTGGTCAGCGGGAAGCACGCCGTTACTGTGCTGGGTACCAGTTTTAATATTCATGCTTATACCGGTGAAGAAAATATTGTTACCACCTTATTGCAGGGAAGTATCCGGGTAACTGAAGGTGCGTACAGCAAAGTGCTGCAGCCTGGCCAGCAGTCGAGTGCAGGCGGCGCAGCAGGTATACAGCTGATAAATAACGCGGATACAGAAGCCGCGCTGGCGTGGAGAAACGGACAGTTTGTTTTCAATGATGCGGACCTGAAAACGGTTGTCAGTCAACTGGAACGCTGGTATGATGTAAGCATCGACTACAGCGGCATGAGCGGATATCGTTTCAATGGAGAGATATCCAGGAATGTTAGTCTCTCTAAAGTGCTAAAAATGATGGAGCTGACCAGTAATATTCACTATACAATAAATGGGAAAAACATCCATATGACCAGATAA
- a CDS encoding TonB-dependent receptor — protein MNFNIHGKEFLRLHQRRGDGRFINQSKVFLVMKLTTLLLTGICLQVSATAFSQQVTLSEKNAPLKKVLQHISRQSGYTFFYDAAHLDEAKRITLNVINKPVDKVLDECFTGQPFTYEILDKTIIVKRRKLAEKENAAGPLVSWVLSGKVTNEKEEALPGATIKVLGTSKGVVTDVYGKFLIEIGNENDSLSVTFIGYKTQVIHPGNNRTITIKLLPDPESQKLNDVVVVGFGKQKKVSVTGAVSTVKISEVQQSATASLSNAIGGRLPGIITRQSSGEPGYDAASVFIRGFSTINGNRAPLVLVDGIERDMNNINVQEIESFSVLKDASATAVYGIRGANGVILINTKRGVEGRPKVSFRTETARLTALRLPEYINSYEYGILCNEAMANVGKPAFFTPEEIQKFKDHSDPYLYPDVDWISTTLKKNTMQTINNLSLIGGNQTFRYFTNVGFTMVDGIYKEDPAVPYKTNSSMKRYNFRSNVDVNVTRNLKIDLSLGGIIQNSNYPGAPSWAIFDYLRWTPNNAFPVKNPNGSVPAKNGFLNRSPYVVSTQTGYEKQFRNTIQSSLGTTWDLSSLVTKGLSVRGLFAYDFYNFMNNTRFKVPATFQYLGKDNNGVDQYLPIGAEQALSYGKGYDANRASYLELSVNYDRAFGKHRVGGLLLGNRREYVNLSADNSIGNIPFRRQGLASRVTYDYDSRYLLEFNAGYNGSENFPKGKRYGLFPSAAAGWIVSNESFWNKNIISSLKIRGSYGQVGNDQIGGARFLYLSTIDKGADNYPFGDNQTTQTGSFKENLIGNPNVTWEVSTKANVGVDMELLNGRITLTVDAFKERRSGILIRRGQIPISAGYPDNIIPYANLGIVSNKGIDGSLEIKNRTKSGFYYAFQGNFTFARNKILEDDSPEKPLAYQNSRGQSIDRLYGYEAIGLFKDQADIDKSPSQTSLQAIIHPGDIKYKDLNGDGKIDASDQTFFGYSRTPEIMYGFGGTVAWKGFDASIFFTGAARTSIFIHGRSIFAFRDGVDTYNVMREYFDNRWKPGADNTNARYPSVIDVKSTNNYVTNTLYVRNGNYLRLKSAEIGYSLNQALMKRIGISGIRVFLNGTNLAIWDHVKIMNPENDDNGDNGEGGYPLQSSINIGVQVNF, from the coding sequence ATGAATTTTAACATTCATGGCAAGGAATTCCTGCGCCTGCATCAGCGGCGGGGAGACGGCCGCTTTATCAACCAATCCAAAGTATTTCTGGTGATGAAATTAACTACCTTATTGCTAACTGGTATTTGCCTGCAGGTCAGCGCCACGGCCTTTTCGCAGCAGGTAACGCTGTCAGAGAAAAATGCACCACTTAAAAAAGTATTGCAGCATATCAGCAGACAAAGCGGCTATACTTTTTTTTACGACGCAGCTCATCTCGATGAAGCAAAACGTATAACCCTTAATGTTATAAATAAGCCTGTAGATAAGGTGCTGGATGAATGTTTTACGGGGCAACCATTTACCTATGAAATTTTAGACAAGACGATCATCGTTAAGAGAAGAAAGCTTGCAGAAAAAGAAAATGCAGCAGGCCCTTTGGTTAGCTGGGTGCTTTCAGGAAAGGTAACCAACGAAAAAGAAGAGGCGCTGCCCGGTGCTACCATCAAGGTGTTGGGCACTTCAAAAGGTGTAGTGACAGATGTTTACGGAAAATTCCTGATTGAGATAGGCAATGAAAATGATTCGCTGTCTGTAACTTTTATAGGTTACAAAACACAGGTGATTCATCCCGGTAATAACAGAACTATCACTATCAAACTATTGCCGGACCCTGAAAGCCAGAAGCTGAATGACGTAGTAGTGGTAGGATTTGGTAAACAGAAGAAAGTGTCTGTTACCGGGGCTGTATCAACAGTTAAAATCAGCGAAGTACAACAGTCTGCTACGGCCTCCCTGTCGAATGCCATTGGTGGCCGGTTGCCGGGTATTATCACCAGGCAATCGTCCGGGGAGCCTGGGTATGACGCCGCCAGTGTATTTATTCGTGGATTCAGCACCATTAACGGAAACAGAGCGCCATTAGTACTGGTAGATGGTATAGAGCGGGATATGAATAATATCAATGTACAGGAAATAGAAAGTTTTTCTGTGCTGAAAGATGCCTCTGCCACTGCCGTTTATGGTATACGCGGCGCCAATGGTGTGATCCTCATTAATACCAAAAGAGGAGTGGAAGGCAGACCCAAAGTATCCTTTCGTACAGAAACCGCCCGCTTAACTGCATTGCGTTTGCCCGAATATATCAACAGTTACGAATATGGGATACTATGTAACGAAGCCATGGCTAATGTAGGTAAACCGGCTTTTTTTACCCCTGAGGAGATTCAGAAATTTAAAGATCATTCAGATCCGTATCTCTATCCGGATGTTGACTGGATCAGTACCACACTGAAGAAAAATACCATGCAAACCATCAATAACCTGAGCCTGATTGGTGGGAACCAAACCTTCCGCTATTTTACCAATGTTGGATTTACGATGGTAGATGGTATTTACAAAGAAGATCCGGCTGTACCCTATAAGACCAACAGTAGTATGAAACGTTATAATTTCAGATCCAATGTTGATGTGAACGTTACCAGGAATCTGAAAATAGACCTGAGCCTGGGGGGTATTATCCAAAATTCCAATTATCCGGGCGCTCCATCCTGGGCTATTTTTGATTATTTAAGATGGACGCCTAATAACGCATTTCCCGTTAAGAACCCCAATGGATCTGTGCCGGCGAAGAATGGTTTTCTGAATCGGAGTCCTTATGTGGTGAGTACACAAACAGGTTACGAAAAACAATTCCGCAACACCATTCAAAGCTCATTGGGTACCACCTGGGATCTTTCTTCACTGGTTACAAAAGGGCTATCGGTAAGAGGATTATTTGCCTACGACTTTTATAATTTCATGAATAATACCCGTTTCAAAGTGCCTGCTACTTTCCAGTATCTGGGCAAAGATAATAATGGCGTAGATCAATATCTGCCGATCGGCGCGGAACAAGCATTGAGCTATGGGAAAGGCTATGACGCCAATCGTGCCTCTTACCTGGAATTGTCGGTTAACTACGATCGTGCATTCGGCAAACATCGTGTGGGCGGATTGTTGCTGGGGAACAGAAGAGAATATGTAAATCTTTCGGCGGATAATTCCATTGGGAATATTCCTTTCAGAAGACAGGGCCTTGCCAGCCGGGTTACCTATGATTACGACAGCAGGTACCTGTTGGAATTTAACGCAGGGTATAACGGATCAGAAAATTTTCCTAAAGGCAAACGATATGGTTTGTTTCCCTCTGCTGCTGCAGGATGGATTGTTTCCAACGAAAGCTTCTGGAACAAAAATATAATCAGCTCATTGAAGATAAGAGGCTCTTACGGGCAGGTGGGAAATGATCAGATTGGTGGCGCCCGATTCCTGTACCTAAGCACCATTGATAAGGGAGCAGACAACTATCCCTTTGGCGACAATCAAACTACGCAAACTGGTTCGTTCAAAGAGAACCTGATCGGTAATCCGAATGTAACCTGGGAGGTGTCCACCAAAGCCAATGTGGGAGTGGATATGGAGTTGCTGAATGGACGTATCACATTAACGGTAGATGCATTTAAAGAACGCAGGAGTGGCATATTGATCCGGCGGGGACAGATTCCAATATCAGCAGGCTATCCCGATAATATTATTCCATATGCCAACCTCGGCATTGTCAGCAATAAAGGCATTGATGGCAGTCTGGAAATAAAGAACAGAACAAAATCAGGATTTTATTATGCATTCCAGGGCAACTTCACTTTTGCCCGTAACAAAATACTGGAAGATGATTCACCTGAAAAACCGCTCGCATACCAGAATAGCAGAGGACAAAGTATCGACAGGCTATACGGTTACGAAGCCATAGGGCTGTTTAAAGACCAGGCAGATATTGATAAAAGCCCTTCGCAAACCAGCCTGCAGGCGATTATTCATCCGGGTGATATTAAATACAAAGATCTCAATGGTGATGGAAAAATAGATGCCAGTGACCAGACCTTTTTCGGCTATTCACGTACCCCGGAAATAATGTACGGATTTGGCGGTACTGTTGCCTGGAAAGGATTTGATGCCAGCATATTTTTTACCGGCGCTGCCAGAACAAGCATCTTTATACATGGCCGGTCCATCTTTGCTTTCCGGGATGGTGTGGATACGTATAATGTGATGCGTGAATATTTCGACAACCGTTGGAAACCCGGCGCAGACAATACTAATGCCAGATATCCTTCCGTCATCGATGTAAAGAGCACGAATAATTATGTCACTAATACCCTGTACGTGAGAAACGGAAATTATTTACGCCTGAAGTCTGCTGAAATAGGTTACTCCTTAAATCAGGCCCTGATGAAACGTATTGGCATCAGCGGTATCCGGGTATTTCTGAATGGCACTAATCTGGCCATATGGGACCACGTTAAAATAATGAACCCGGAAAATGATGATAATGGTGATAACGGAGAAGGAGGATATCCGTTACAAAGCAGTATCAATATTGGTGTACAGGTAAATTTTTAA
- a CDS encoding glutamine amidotransferase — protein sequence MGIKKEIRTKDEHVLYLGDWVFHLGPTFIETPFGTETKDADLHFYGERLTAALEQVADVTTLANWELYRLAPGKLETFLDTSASLIISDVEAKCFHLYPSFFDRARRENHVITFPDRLTLIREWIHDGGGLMMLGGWLSFSGVQGKSGWGRCTLTTALPVSCLVTEDLVESSAGFTAEVMVPDHPVVKDLPWHTFPPIFGYNEVTAKHTDEVLVRVKETGHPLVVAGSYGQGRILAYMSDPAPHWGINFELWEGYDAFWQQALHWVKKQKR from the coding sequence ATGGGAATTAAAAAAGAGATCAGGACAAAAGATGAACATGTACTATATCTGGGGGATTGGGTATTCCATCTGGGCCCGACTTTTATTGAAACTCCTTTTGGTACAGAAACAAAAGATGCAGACCTGCATTTTTACGGAGAACGCCTGACCGCTGCCCTGGAACAGGTGGCCGACGTAACCACATTGGCCAATTGGGAATTATACAGGCTGGCGCCCGGCAAGCTGGAAACTTTTCTCGACACATCTGCCAGCCTTATCATCAGTGATGTGGAAGCGAAATGTTTTCACCTGTACCCCAGCTTTTTTGACCGTGCCCGCAGAGAAAACCATGTCATTACTTTTCCCGACAGGCTTACCCTTATCCGGGAGTGGATTCACGATGGTGGGGGCCTCATGATGCTCGGCGGCTGGCTGTCGTTCAGTGGGGTGCAGGGAAAATCAGGCTGGGGGAGATGCACACTCACCACCGCGCTGCCGGTGAGTTGCCTTGTTACGGAAGACCTCGTAGAATCGTCTGCCGGCTTCACCGCAGAAGTAATGGTGCCAGATCATCCGGTTGTGAAAGATCTGCCCTGGCACACGTTTCCACCCATATTCGGTTACAACGAGGTAACAGCAAAGCATACAGATGAAGTGCTGGTGCGGGTAAAAGAAACGGGCCATCCGCTGGTAGTAGCAGGCAGTTATGGCCAGGGCAGGATACTGGCTTATATGTCTGATCCGGCGCCACACTGGGGAATCAACTTTGAATTATGGGAAGGCTATGATGCTTTCTGGCAGCAGGCATTGCATTGGGTAAAGAAACAAAAAAGGTAA
- a CDS encoding RagB/SusD family nutrient uptake outer membrane protein: MNRMKAIISSLMFLFFLFMIISCKKDFLDKAPDDDLNIDQVFANRDYANNFLSNIYAQLPREAIWADNAENPYHGAADELKQHYPRSFCNNMTSGTWDPNSTDINPWARNYGALRKANLFIEHIDKVPLDQYYTQAARDRQKGEAIFLRAFFHFLLVRVYGPVPIADSSVSLDANFKAIRRQPMDKCVAYIVSQCDQAAALLPARITEGTEYGRVPKSAALALKARVLLYMASPLFNGNPDYANFKDDEGNRLFPDYQASRWQAAADAAKDCINQTEAAGYGLYFSAGNNPVKNYQELFYINNNKEVLWANNEANYYNQGFYDGLDVYNETISLSGFALHSPTQDMVDQYEMANGLRPITGYTSDHSPIINPLSGYTETGFTNSPGPNNLYVAGTSNMYVNREPRFYASINFSGAVWKTRTNGLEYWFKGADGKLAGGSDHFVETGYLLKKLSDPNFVWRPVEKTTLRTWIYFRLGEQYLNYAEALNEAQGPVPDVYKYINLIRNRAGLPGLPAGLSKDDMRERVHHERQIELAFESQRYFDNHRWKMSEITDNTNIYGLNIYAGESKTDPAFFKRRVVERRIFQKKHYLWPMLKTETDKNPKLVQNPGW; this comes from the coding sequence ATGAATAGAATGAAAGCTATTATCAGTTCACTGATGTTCCTGTTCTTCCTGTTTATGATCATATCCTGTAAGAAAGATTTTCTGGATAAGGCGCCGGATGATGATCTTAACATCGACCAGGTATTTGCCAACCGCGATTATGCCAATAATTTTCTATCTAATATTTATGCACAACTTCCACGGGAAGCAATATGGGCGGATAATGCAGAGAATCCTTATCATGGTGCGGCTGATGAACTGAAGCAGCATTATCCGAGATCTTTTTGCAACAATATGACTTCTGGTACATGGGATCCGAATTCTACAGATATTAATCCATGGGCAAGGAACTATGGCGCGTTGCGGAAAGCTAATTTGTTTATTGAACATATCGATAAAGTGCCGCTGGACCAATACTATACCCAGGCAGCGAGAGACCGGCAAAAAGGAGAGGCTATATTTCTGCGTGCCTTCTTCCACTTTTTACTGGTGAGGGTATACGGTCCGGTACCCATTGCGGATAGTTCCGTTTCTCTGGATGCCAATTTCAAAGCCATCCGGAGGCAGCCCATGGATAAATGCGTGGCATATATTGTATCGCAGTGTGATCAGGCAGCGGCATTATTGCCGGCACGGATTACAGAAGGAACGGAGTATGGCAGGGTGCCAAAATCCGCTGCACTGGCTTTAAAAGCAAGGGTATTACTCTATATGGCCAGCCCGTTGTTTAACGGGAACCCGGACTACGCAAATTTTAAGGATGATGAAGGCAACCGCCTCTTTCCCGATTATCAGGCCTCCAGGTGGCAGGCAGCCGCAGATGCGGCCAAAGACTGTATAAACCAAACTGAAGCAGCCGGATATGGACTATATTTTTCCGCGGGTAATAATCCGGTGAAAAATTACCAGGAACTCTTCTATATCAACAATAACAAAGAAGTACTTTGGGCCAATAATGAAGCTAACTATTATAACCAGGGTTTCTATGATGGGCTGGATGTATATAATGAAACCATCAGCCTTTCCGGCTTTGCCCTGCACTCACCTACACAGGATATGGTAGATCAATACGAGATGGCTAACGGGTTGCGGCCTATTACCGGCTACACCAGCGATCATTCACCCATCATTAATCCACTGTCGGGGTACACGGAAACCGGTTTTACAAACAGCCCGGGGCCGAACAATCTTTATGTAGCCGGCACCAGCAATATGTATGTGAACCGTGAACCACGTTTCTATGCCAGTATCAATTTTTCAGGCGCAGTATGGAAAACCAGGACCAATGGGCTGGAATACTGGTTTAAAGGAGCGGATGGCAAATTAGCTGGTGGAAGTGATCACTTTGTTGAAACAGGATATCTGCTGAAAAAATTATCCGATCCGAATTTTGTCTGGAGGCCTGTGGAGAAAACCACACTTCGCACCTGGATATATTTCAGGCTGGGAGAACAATACCTGAACTATGCCGAAGCATTGAATGAAGCACAAGGCCCGGTACCAGATGTATACAAGTATATTAACCTGATCCGGAACCGTGCCGGTTTGCCGGGTTTGCCGGCAGGATTGAGTAAGGACGATATGCGCGAACGGGTGCATCATGAAAGACAAATAGAGCTGGCATTTGAATCACAACGGTATTTCGATAACCATCGCTGGAAAATGTCGGAGATAACTGATAACACAAACATATATGGCCTGAATATCTATGCAGGTGAATCAAAAACAGATCCTGCTTTTTTCAAAAGAAGAGTGGTGGAACGCAGGATATTTCAGAAGAAGCATTATTTATGGCCCATGTTGAAAACGGAAACAGACAAGAACCCTAAACTCGTACAGAACCCGGGGTGGTGA